From Arachis hypogaea cultivar Tifrunner chromosome 3, arahy.Tifrunner.gnm2.J5K5, whole genome shotgun sequence:
TCAGCAGTATTTAGTATGAGCCCTTTTAAGGCTCCTGATCCAGATGGCTTTCAAGCTTATTTTtctaaagaatattgggagatagtAGGCACTGAGGTTTGAAATATTGTCCAGAGTGCTTTTTTGGGAGAATACTTAAATCCTAGCATCATGGAAACTCTGATTGTACTTATTCCTAAAATTGATAATCCTACCTTTATGAAGGATTTCAGACCTATTAGCTTGTGTaatgttgtttataaaattatcacaAAAATATTGACTAATCGACTTCAGCCCTTTCTTTCAGATATTGTTAGTCCTTTACAATGAGGTTTTACTCCGGGTGGTGGTGCTTCTGATAATATTATTATAGCCCAAGAAATTCTGAATTTCATGAAGCACACAAAATCTAAGAAAAGtactctttcttttaaaattgatcttgaaaaagTTTATGATAGGGTGAATTGGAGGTTTTTGGAGAGTACTCtcattgcttttggtttttctatcatcactgttaatttgattatgaattgtgtctgTGCACCATCTATTTCTATTAtgtggaatgggaatagattggataGTTTTGCTCCTAGAAGGGGGCTTAGACAGGGTGATCCAATGTCTCCTTCCTTATTTGTGCTTTGTATGAAAAGACTGGCTTGCTATATATCTCATAAGGTGGTCGAGGGTGTGTGAAAACTAGTTTCTGTCACTAGGGGTGGTCCGAAAttctctcatttgatgtttgcagatgatctcttACTTTTTTTGTCAGGCTATAAAGAGTCAGGTCCAAATGGTCATACATTCTCTTAACATTTTTTGCAAGGCATCTGGCATGAAAGTAAATCTTGAAAAGTCTAAaactttttgttctaaaaatgtgactgctcgtagaagagatatttttactagtgtttcttCAATACGTTTTGCTTTAGACTTAGGACGATATCTTGGagttaaccttaatcattcccatACCAGTAGGGCTTCTTTTCATTCGGTGATTGAAAATATGAGGGAAAGattagctaattggaaaggaaggcTTTTAAATAAAGTAGGGAGACTTTGCCTGATCAATTCTGTTGCAGCATCCATTCCTGTCTATCATATGCAGGTATCTTTTTTTCTAAATTGGGTTTGCGATAAATTGTCTTCTATGATGAGACAGTTCTTTTGGAAGGGTCAAGTTGATGGCAGAggtctttctcttgttaattggagGACCGTGGTCATTCTAAAAAAATTTGGTGGCCTGGATGTTAGAGATCCTGCATGTGTTAATATATCTTTATTTGGTAAATTAGTTTTGCAACTTTTTCATTGTCAGGATAAGCCTTGGTTTGCTCTATTGAGGTTGAAGTATCTAAGGAATAAGGGAGTTTTAGATGGTCCTGTCCCTTGCAATGCTtctcatgtttggaagagtatctcaAAAGCTTTTGGTGCTTCTAAGGATGCCTTCTCTTAGTGCGTtgggtcacttgatcaatctttttggtttgacaattggaGTATTGAGGGCCTAATTGCTCAAGATGTTCCTTTTGTACATATATCTGACTCTAATTTAACTATTAGAGACATTTAAAAAGATGGTGAATGAAATCTCCATGATATTTTCTCTAACATTCCAGAATATGTAAAACAgcgtttgaatgcttataatccGGATTTGAATGTCGAAGAGAGTTCGGGTTGGTTGTGGGGTGTGGCATCTTCTAGACTTTACTTAGCTAGGAGTGGATACAATTGTCtagccaaaagaaagtttgactAGAATGAGCGtgataattggttgtgggtatggcgactgcatattcttgagaagtacaagttcttgatttggctcagtATTAATAATGCTATTCCTACGGTAGAGTTTCGTTTGGGTTGTAGCTTAGCTTTATCTAGCACTTATCATCGGTATCAGAATGATTTTGAGTCCATTATTCATTGTCTTCAGGAGTGTCCTAGTGCCAAGGAGGTTTGGAACATTTTAGGCCTATATTCAAATAACTCAGATTTACGTGATTGGCTCTACAGAGGTACAAGGAGTGgatatgtttttcttttcttttcgaccatctggtggatttggagaagcagGAATCATTACTTATTCAATACAGATGACTCTTGGAGTGCTAAtaaagtggtgagtttgattcataGTTTAGTAAGGGAGCTCcacactatttttgctatgcatcaatctttgtctcctccttcgctttgtttgcattgggctccacctccagttcattctgttaaattaaattgtgatgctagttgttTTGCTCCTTTTGGctatgttggttttggttgtatcattcgcaattctgatggatgttggttgaaaggttgcactggGAAAGTTGAAGTGTGCAGTGTTCGTTTTGCTGAATTGTATGCGatttggagaggtttacttctAGTTTGGTATAGTGTatttcgtgaggttatttgtgaaacaAATTGCTTAAAAACTCTTTTCTTAGTAAACTAAATAATGCTTGGTAAGGATATTCTAGAATAGAATTTGGCAAAGTATATACATGAGGTTATGAATTGAaattggagagtctctattcttttaattcagaaGAATGTAAATAGTGTTGCAGATtatatggttagagcagttgttTTTGGCTCggacattcactcgaattggagTCAACCATGAAATGAGtttcaacatctaatagatttagatatgaatttaatcaattaatttagttttgtctctatttttttttctgtttagtcataaaaaaaattatgacaaATGTAAACGCCAGTCTTCACAATGCGAGTTTGTTTTCACTTAAAAATATAGACGCACGAGGCGaggttttttaatttgttttaaagaaagaaaaaaaaagaaagaaaagatctCTACTTCTCTAGTTAAAAATTattctgaaaaaaaattttggacagATAAAACGTAAAATATCTTGTTCAATTGAAAACAAGTAAAGTGGATAAAAGTATAGAGACGCCTTTTCATCGAGCTCTTCTAGAATTAAAGATTGCTTGGAAGTTTCATTCGTTTTTTTTGACAGGGAAGTTTCGTTCGTTTAATTCATTATCCAATGCCGTGTAAAGTGTAAACTATGACTTAGAATAGTGTCACCTTCATAGTCTTTCTTGTTTATttgattactatttttttttataaacagaGGGACAGAGGCCCAAACAAAGAGACTACACAGAAGAAACAACTCTAGGAGGCCAGCCAGCCCCAATTACATGATCAAACTTCTTTTCCTTCTAGTGAGACAATAATAACAATTGGGTGCAGTGGGCCCAGTGGCTATAGCTAGACCGAGACATGCATCTCATAGGTAAATGGTGTGCTTAAATCTAATAAGCTCATGGCAATATGGTGGTGTTGATTTTGATTGCATTGGCAGCGCTCCATAATTTCAAGGCAAAGGCTGTGGTATGGATTGAAAGGAATATCTAGAGGTGTGGATACCACGTGCATGCATTCGTTGGACGACACCTGTTGTGTTGGATAGACTTGGTCAATCAATGTTCCCGACACAAGATGGAAAGAGAGAGGCTTTTCAGATGTAGATGATATAGGGGCGCAGAGAATTAGTTGTTAAGTATGTTGGTAATGGAAAGATGATGTTAAACAATTTTTTGGGATAACATAGTTGGTGGGCAATCAAAGTTTTCGGCAGTGCAGGGCTTTGCTAGTTGGGCCTTATTTTTTTGTGAATGATTATTGTGTTGGCCTTTATTTTAAATGAGATAGTAACCCAAGCGATAGCTAGTACTCAGATCCATAACCAAAGAACAATTTCAGATCCGTAAGAGTCATGGTGATGAAAAATGTTGAACCGGGTGGTTCGACCGGGTCGGTAACTTGCTGGTTCGGATAAAACGATGCCGGTTtttaatttggaaaaaaaaaaaagaaagatacagATCCAAGTCATTCCCAACAGACGCCCCTCGTGACCCAAAAAATTTAACATTCCTCATGTTTCCATAACAAATAAAGTAacttaaatatattataataatacatacacctcatattattattatctttattattataaTGATATTATAGTaacatcaaatatttttttattaatatcttaaattttaattattttttatattttttactaatcACATAATATatgctaaataaaaaattacattttttttgtaccgtgttaattattatttctttttttagaaCAACAAAATAACTGTCAtcgattcaaaaataaaaaatattattacaatatAAATTAATGAAACATTTTAGTCCTTATGGTGGAGGAGACTGTAACTTCTTAGTTACAATACTGTGTCAGTGTATCATTTCCTTCTCCTTTATTTTATAATGGCTTATGTCTTCATATAATATAGGTTTTTTCTTTCGTCCAATTAGTATGCAGCATAAAAAATAAACAACCCTAAATGAGCCCAAATAACTTCAGCCCATTTATCAAAAATCATTCTCAAATCTTAATCACCAAATTCACATTAACCAAACATTGATCTTTAACATAAACCTCCGACAACACATGATCTTTTCTGTTTGAGTTACTGTGCTGCCAGGCATTTCGGAATGCGGGCCCTCGTACAAAGCAGAAGTGCAGGAGCATTTGTTCTACGCGTCACTCTCTTCTCCATACACATCAGAATCCATAGGTATAGATGTTTCTCAATATCCATACCAGAGAATTTGCCTAATTTCAATAGTGTTACGATATGGATGTCCATATCCATTTTATATCTACTTAGCAAGCACTCTTGAAAAATACATGCATTTAAGAATGTGCGGTGCATGCTTTTCAACTTTTGAAAATATGAACCTTGAATTTGTATAAATAGAGGAATGATCTTAGGCTTTAAGTAGCAACATAAGcaagtaataaaaaaaaacctATTCCCTCTTTATGTTATAATCAAAtacttttttctttatatttctactacaattttttctctttttttattttataaatattttaaattctattttctattattctttacatataatattaatagcaatattaatcatctttattatattgagatagtaacaatAAACGAATGCAATTCTCgctctttttgtttttaatacttctttctatctttgtatatatatacacaatacaacatataatattattatatatatataaatattattgagctaattattttaatactagagttcttctatttatacatctttattttatatcttttatttattttacaacaaatagtttttttttttaaataattgtgtaCAATGCTTTTCTTATGATCTTAATGATGTGTTGCATGGTTGGTGTGGATTATTTTAGTGTGTTATGTTTGGTGTATTTTAAGTTATAATTGTTGTGGCTAAACACTCGTGAATTTTGGTATGTCCTTGTTGGCAATATCAAAGTAAATGAATTACAAATTCTTTGTTTTTCTCCTTGTTTAGAGTCGAATTTGTAAGAacgatttaaagaaaaaaaaaattagtggctGAAGATACCACTCTAAGAGTCTTGTATTTTTTGGGGTGTTGTTATCAGTGGTAGAGTTTTGTGTGGATAAGGAGAGGTCTTGTTTCCAAAAGCTTttgtaaaaatattagtaattttattttaaaaaaataaaattaatttatttgattaaattgatatatttttaacttatatacttgaattttatgtctatttttaccattttttaaattttttattctattctatttgACATAACAAATAGCATATctttaaataaacaataaataatatatCTTTAAATCAACGttacaaattaaatatcattatagaattaacactaaattatatttagtttttcatatagtttcatgcattattttatttttagaataataaaattataatataactaGTATAATATCAGTTAttaataaaaggtaattattttatttttaaatcaacttTATAAATTTAATACCATTATAGTATAACActgtttatattaataaattttgatatttttattttattaaaaatttaagactttattttgttgtattatatcatttaatttataataaaaataataataaaaataattaattttgagacttttgaaagataaatattattaaaaataaaattaattttttaaaatagtaaaagttaatttataagttataattaattttatataatttaaataaaaaattaattttttaaaaagaaaaatcaatttttagataaaataatagttttctaaataaaaataaatttttatgtgcaaaaattaaattttttcgtgcaaaaactaaatttttttcatataaaaactgatttttttaaattgattttttatttaaaatcaaattaacttattaatttaaataaaattttttattaatcaaaatcataattattttttgttaatcttaactATATATAAtcctatatattaataataaatttaaaaataaaataattatatttataaattttattttaatataaatactgttatataattttttattaaaatttctgacactgtaaaaatttttttcaagctgttgttaGACAGGAGGGGATGGGGGAATATGTATTGGGCTAAGCCGAATAGACTttaggaaaaacaaaaatcttcCATCACAGGTTTCTTCTGTATTCAGATAAAGAAAATATTCTTCTCTATGAAAATGGGCCGTTAAGTTTAAGATAAATGCACCAAATGAAATAATCAGCTATATtccagacaaaaaaaaaattcataaaagctTCACCAAATAATATGGTCCCTACCAATTAGCGCCATGTTCACCTCTTCTGAGGATAATTAGATGCTGTATATATGGCCTATTTCCTCACATGCCATGGTTTGTCGTCTCATATAGCGTTGCAAGATCAGATACATGCTTTGATAGGGGTCGCTGTTAGCCTATTATATGCTTATAAATCACCTAAATTACTTTGTTGCCCTATTTTTACCTCTGAAAACACAGGGCAGACAAATACAAAGTTTTCTTAGATATGTTATTGTTTTTCTCCAAAGGGAAAAGGCTTTCGTTCACGGAACAATATCTCTTGGGATTTGGGAATGGGCTAAGGTAGCCGATATTCGATACCCATCATTTCGAAGCTAAAAACTCATGTAGGGACACATTACAGATATGCCATTATCTTTATGCCTATACTAATTccaataatatatgtatttatttaattaaaatgtttATCCGTTCCATTTTCTTTCTATTGATTATCCTATCCATATCATTTGCTGGCCGTTTTACGTCACCTCGTACATATTCATATTCGAATCTTCAGCAAGGATTCAGGCATTCAGCTGTGCCGGTCAATTGCTCAACTCATTATATATGCCCATGTTCTTCTGTTATTTTGTGTTGCGGTGactcccttctcttttcttcGGATCACAATCATATTAATAACAGTTTTATCAgcaattaaattttttaaccaatcaccaacaaatataatatagtaaatgaatttttaattttgtcatttacaaaaatatttaaatttagtggcttaaatatattttttcgctattataaatactaatttttttattttaatcatgtaaactttaaaatttatctaagaataaaattaaaaagagagtATTCTATAGAAAAAATTTATctaaatcaaatttatttatttatcctttatgtgataataaaaacttatttttagttttatatctTTCAATAATTGCGGATCTAACGTAATCCTAAGCTTTTGCATCGTGCAGCTGTAATTGAACGATCCCAATGGGAATGGGAGTGTGATTGTAGTCACAGTTCATTAATGAGTTGCACTTAATAGTGGGACCTGACGTGTAAACCCAATCCGCGAAGCCTAAACTGAATTAAATTACAaaccagaaaagaaaagaaaagaaaaggaaagaaaaggcgCCAAACCAACTAATCAAACGGATTAATAGGGATACAGTGAACACAATAGAAACTGTTTTTCACACAAATTAAAGATTCCAGTACCCATTACTAACTTATCCTATATAAACAACCCGTACTTCTCACACCTCAATCGCATTCTCTCTTTTTTCCATCGCCCTCATTAGTCACTCTCTGTTCGCTCAAAACAGTAAAacactttcttctctctttccgAGAGACTATGGTGTCGTCCAATCAAACGATACTGGTGACCGGTGGTGCCGGTTTCATCGGCACTCACACTGTGGTTCAACTCCTCAAGGGAGGTTTTAGGGTTTCAATCATTGACAATCTCGACAATTCCGTCATGGAAGCTGTTGACAGGGTCAGAGAGCTCGTCGGTCCTCACCTCTCTCAGAACCTCGAATTCAACCTCGTATGTTCCAATTTCAATCGTTTTCTTCGagcaaagctctttttttttaatctgcgTTGCCTTCAACTGAATTTTTATGTTTCCTTTCCTTCCTTTTTCGCAGGGCGATCTCAGGAATAAGGATGACTTGGAGAAACTCTTCTCCAAAACAAAGTTAGTGAAACATTAGAATTCGGACTCTGTttttttttgatgtttttcttcggAAGTATATGTGGAAGcgttgtttttcatttttcatatGTCACAGGTTTGATGCTGTTATCCACTTTGCTGCTCTTAAAGCTGTTGGAGAAAGCGTTGCCAAGCCTCGTCGCTATTTTGATTTCAATCTGGTTGGAACCATCAATCtatatgaagttatggccaagtaTAATTGCAAAAAGGTgcgtcttctattttctttggaACAAATTGGGATAGAAATGAATACAAGCTAAGTGAGGTCAGTCTTTGGATTAAGATTGAGAGGAACCATTAAAATcgggattattttttttattctttggaATAATATAAGAagctcaaaaaataaaataaaatatatgtttaaaatGATTTCAATAATTGaagacatatataatacatatatcACTGTACGTCTGTACCAAGTGATGAAGTATTAGATTTTCATCTTTTCTTAGCCAATTATTTCGTTGTCATTTTCGTTAAAACATGGTCTTATCCACAATTTAAACCTCATGTCCTCATGTAAGCCAAAGATATCTTGAATCTGTTTGCTGGAGTGTAACTGAAACAATGAATAGTGGTTCATCACATGTGGTCTTCCCTTCCCTGTTTCTGCATATAATATTTGAGAATTATATATCAAACTTATAGGAATGTCGGGATTGGATTCATCAAACAAGctgaagataaaaatttataagatTTAAGTGAAAAATACATCTTAGACAGATGAATccctaaaggaaaagaaaaaaagagtatcAATGAAGGCTTCTACGGTAGCAAACGTGGACAAGTTAGTTTAAATTAAGACCTTCTACCTTAATCATAGGGGCTAATTTGGAGGTAGTGTGTTCACATCTGCTATCCTAGAAGACTGTattggtactttttttttttcctttagggactaatttgtccgAAGCATAAATCATCTGGGGTTTACTTGTCACTTTACTCAAAAATTAATAGAATTTAGTTTGGTTAGTTGggtcattcaaatcatttcttGGAATCAAACAAAACTAGTTACTACTTGTTCGGTTTtagatttattatattttaacataaacTCCTGAACGCTCAACTTGATCACTTGTTTATCTCTATTTTCTAATCTTTCACcgtttttgaattaaaatataagCGATTGCAAATGGTTTAGGCCCCTAATAACTGGGATGGTTTCTGTTTAATATCTTATTTGGATCTTGTGGTACCAAAGATTATTACTTAGCATGTGTATGCTCTTGGACAGATGGTTTTCTCATCATCTGCAACTGTTTATGGCCAACCTGAAAAGATACCTTGCATGGAGGATTTCAAGTTACAGGCTATGAATCCCTATGGACGGACCAAGGTAGTTACTGTATTAGCtacataatattaattataaactaCTGAGTTGAAAATGCGTACTGTTTGTTTTAGGCCTAATTGTTTGCTCTCTTGAacttaataaattaattgtaGGTTTTCCTTGAAGAAATTGCTCGAGATATCCAAAAGGCTGAGCCAGAGTGGAAGATCATTTTACTGAGATACTTCAATCCAGTTGGAGCCCATGAAAGTGGTAGACTGGGTGAAGATCCCAGGGGTATCCCAAATAA
This genomic window contains:
- the LOC112790942 gene encoding bifunctional UDP-glucose 4-epimerase and UDP-xylose 4-epimerase 1, which produces MVSSNQTILVTGGAGFIGTHTVVQLLKGGFRVSIIDNLDNSVMEAVDRVRELVGPHLSQNLEFNLGDLRNKDDLEKLFSKTKFDAVIHFAALKAVGESVAKPRRYFDFNLVGTINLYEVMAKYNCKKMVFSSSATVYGQPEKIPCMEDFKLQAMNPYGRTKVFLEEIARDIQKAEPEWKIILLRYFNPVGAHESGRLGEDPRGIPNNLMPYIQQVAVGRLPELNVYGHDYPTNDGSAVRDYIHVMDLADGHIAALRKLFTSDNIGCTAYNLGTGQGTSVLEMVAAFEKASGKKIPIKLCPRRPGDATEVYASTAKAEKELGWKAKYGVEEMCRDQWNWAKNNPWGYKGKP